From Pedobacter indicus, a single genomic window includes:
- a CDS encoding efflux RND transporter periplasmic adaptor subunit, which produces MKNILLVSTVLFTLMFMSCNDAPKSEAGHNETEGVSKTNEVGEDAHGEEGHNEEEGGHSEEEGVVELTKQQAQTIGLEMKPLEERNLGNNIKVTGTLELFPQDKANISPFVGGNVSSIKVIPGDNVSKGQVLAYIEHPDIIAMQQDYQEKNDELVFLKQDFERKKTLYNKGVSSGKEFQMAQSRFRSTTSAVNGLRSQLRLLGINPDKVADGQIYSAVPITTPISGYVNEVMISLGDYVGTQSKMFSISDNSKIYVNFKVYEKDINQLKKGQQIYFSTASHPDELLKATVRSIGKTFNTDPKALEVLADIENKDKNLLPGMYVEGRIVQGEKNGLAVPEAAIIKEGEQSFIFILDEDKEMESDKMKFKMIPVTVGIADLGFVEVNLPAEISKDAKVVINGAYNLSSEMVKGELEHGH; this is translated from the coding sequence ATGAAGAATATATTATTAGTAAGTACCGTACTATTTACACTTATGTTTATGAGTTGTAACGACGCTCCAAAATCAGAAGCTGGGCATAACGAAACTGAAGGTGTTTCAAAAACCAATGAAGTTGGAGAAGATGCACACGGCGAGGAAGGCCACAATGAAGAAGAAGGAGGTCACAGCGAGGAAGAAGGCGTTGTGGAACTCACCAAGCAACAGGCCCAAACCATTGGTTTGGAAATGAAACCTCTGGAGGAACGCAATTTAGGAAACAACATTAAGGTAACAGGAACGCTGGAACTTTTCCCGCAGGACAAGGCGAACATAAGCCCTTTTGTTGGTGGAAATGTGAGTTCCATAAAAGTAATCCCTGGAGATAACGTAAGCAAAGGTCAGGTTTTGGCATATATAGAGCACCCAGATATCATTGCGATGCAACAGGATTATCAGGAAAAAAATGACGAACTGGTCTTTTTGAAACAGGATTTTGAACGCAAGAAGACCCTTTATAACAAAGGCGTTTCTTCTGGCAAGGAATTTCAGATGGCACAGTCAAGATTTCGTTCCACAACATCCGCCGTCAATGGTTTGCGGTCCCAATTGAGATTGTTGGGAATTAACCCGGACAAAGTGGCGGACGGCCAAATATATTCGGCCGTCCCCATTACCACGCCAATAAGTGGTTACGTTAATGAAGTAATGATAAGTTTGGGAGATTATGTGGGTACACAATCCAAAATGTTCTCAATAAGCGATAATTCAAAAATTTATGTCAACTTCAAAGTATATGAGAAGGATATAAATCAACTTAAGAAAGGGCAACAGATATATTTCTCCACGGCCTCGCACCCAGATGAACTGCTTAAAGCAACTGTTCGATCTATAGGCAAAACTTTCAACACCGACCCAAAAGCTTTGGAAGTTTTGGCAGATATAGAAAACAAGGATAAAAACCTATTGCCAGGTATGTACGTGGAAGGGCGAATAGTGCAGGGCGAGAAAAATGGTCTTGCTGTACCGGAAGCTGCCATTATAAAGGAAGGCGAGCAATCTTTTATTTTTATTTTGGATGAAGATAAAGAAATGGAATCGGACAAGATGAAATTTAAAATGATACCTGTAACGGTCGGGATTGCTGATTTGGGCTTTGTTGAAGTCAACCTTCCTGCCGAAATTTCAAAGGATGCCAAAGTTGTGATAAACGGGGCTTATAACCTGTCTTCAGAAATGGTAAAAGGGGAACTGGAGCACGGACATTAA
- a CDS encoding P-II family nitrogen regulator, whose product MKEIKAFVKPLRIQEIIEALTDNGFKSMTLSQAEGTGAFKAKGARPSLDFHVTDSPVVKIELVCQNEEAQTAVEIILAHGKTEVPGDGIIYLSNIEDAFQIKTGESLKRYDL is encoded by the coding sequence ATGAAAGAAATAAAAGCATTTGTAAAACCACTCAGAATACAGGAAATCATTGAAGCATTGACCGATAATGGGTTTAAAAGCATGACCCTTTCACAAGCTGAAGGAACTGGGGCATTTAAGGCAAAAGGAGCTAGACCTTCCCTTGATTTTCATGTAACGGACAGTCCTGTGGTTAAAATTGAATTAGTTTGCCAAAATGAAGAGGCTCAAACAGCCGTTGAAATCATTTTAGCTCATGGTAAAACAGAAGTGCCGGGAGATGGCATTATTTATTTGTCTAACATCGAGGACGCCTTTCAAATCAAAACGGGTGAATCCTTGAAGCGATACGATCTGTAA
- a CDS encoding SpoIIAA family protein, whose amino-acid sequence MQGQFVLNTANETHLKRTALVGSGKRQEQFTETLVSFSEAHIEFYKPEEKNNAKEWIKNCKE is encoded by the coding sequence ATGCAGGGGCAATTTGTGTTAAATACTGCGAATGAAACGCATTTAAAGCGTACCGCTTTAGTGGGAAGCGGTAAACGACAAGAACAATTTACTGAGACATTGGTTTCTTTCTCTGAAGCTCATATAGAATTTTATAAGCCAGAAGAAAAAAACAATGCCAAAGAATGGATAAAAAATTGCAAAGAATGA
- a CDS encoding heavy metal translocating P-type ATPase — protein MKKLQLKIPVILPQVPNEKDTCVERLIQELQAKEGIEKVHVADAHGDGVPLLCFHYDPDIISIDRIQSLAERTGAEITEKYGHLLIEVKGIRHTRQARSIEKNLLAINGVLEASVSASGMVRLEFDKKQTNFDEISNQIEKGDLRIQRSSSNENNYTNSSRKKQERSQKEDTKVEISPEGHEHKKDETHEEGEEHAHSGVFGKNSELIFSIICGVLLGIGFGLSYVESIPDWVSLTLYIGAYFFGGFFTAKEAVQTVAKGGFEIDFLMLVAAIGAAILGEWAEGALLLFLFSLGHALEHYAMNRARKSIAALADLAAKTALLKKDGKTVEVGIEELRKGDIIVVKPNSKISADGVVVNGQSSVNQAPITGESVPVDKIPVEDTSRDYSADDDIKDENRVFSGTINGNNTLEIKVIREAKDSTLSRLVKLVNEAQTQKSPTQLLTDKFEKYFVPSVLVLVGILLFAFLVIDEPFSASFYRAMAVLVAASPCALAISTPSAVLSGVARAARGGVLIKGGRPLEDLGVITALAFDKTGTLTEGKPKLTEVVPLGNMEENELLKIAVAVENLSDHPLAKAVVRDGKERLGGAKITDASDLEAVHGKGIKASLGKDKIYIGNLDLYEDLDDSKPSDEISTKVKELEGGGNTTMLIRKNNEYIGIIALMDTPRETAKETLKKLKEIGIKRMIMLTGDNQKVADAVAKEIGLTDAWGSLLPEEKVDAIKKLKEQESKVAMVGDGVNDAPAMANSTVGIAMGAAGSDVALETADIALMADKLETLPFAIGLSRKAKAIIKQNLWVSLGIVALLIPSTIFGFANIGIAVIIHEGSTLLVVFNALRLLAYKNKFNQC, from the coding sequence ATGAAAAAACTACAATTAAAAATCCCGGTTATCCTTCCGCAAGTTCCAAACGAAAAAGATACTTGTGTTGAAAGGCTCATTCAAGAACTACAGGCTAAAGAAGGCATTGAAAAAGTACACGTTGCCGATGCGCACGGAGATGGCGTGCCACTGCTCTGTTTTCATTATGACCCTGATATCATTTCTATAGACCGCATTCAATCGTTAGCCGAACGGACTGGTGCCGAGATTACCGAAAAATACGGACATTTGCTCATTGAAGTTAAAGGAATCAGACACACAAGACAGGCTCGTTCCATCGAGAAAAACCTTTTGGCAATCAATGGGGTTTTGGAGGCTTCTGTTTCGGCCTCTGGAATGGTACGGCTTGAGTTTGATAAAAAGCAAACAAATTTCGATGAAATAAGTAACCAAATTGAAAAAGGAGACCTTCGAATTCAGCGGAGTTCTTCAAACGAAAATAATTACACCAATTCATCCAGAAAAAAACAGGAACGTTCACAGAAGGAAGATACAAAAGTGGAAATTTCCCCAGAGGGGCATGAGCACAAAAAGGACGAGACTCACGAGGAAGGAGAAGAGCACGCCCACAGTGGTGTTTTCGGTAAAAATTCAGAGCTTATTTTTTCCATTATCTGCGGGGTACTTCTCGGAATAGGTTTCGGGCTTTCCTATGTGGAATCCATCCCAGATTGGGTTAGTCTTACTTTATATATTGGCGCTTACTTTTTCGGTGGTTTCTTTACGGCCAAGGAAGCAGTACAGACCGTCGCCAAAGGCGGTTTTGAAATTGACTTCTTGATGCTGGTCGCTGCCATTGGTGCCGCCATTCTGGGAGAATGGGCAGAAGGTGCACTCTTGCTGTTCCTGTTTAGTCTTGGGCACGCCTTGGAACATTACGCAATGAACAGAGCAAGAAAAAGCATTGCGGCGCTCGCGGACCTTGCAGCAAAAACAGCCTTGCTTAAAAAAGACGGCAAGACCGTAGAGGTCGGGATTGAAGAGTTGAGAAAAGGCGATATCATTGTGGTCAAGCCGAACAGTAAAATATCTGCTGATGGAGTCGTAGTCAATGGACAAAGCAGCGTTAACCAAGCACCTATCACCGGAGAAAGTGTGCCCGTGGATAAAATTCCTGTGGAAGATACCAGTAGAGATTATTCGGCAGACGATGATATCAAGGATGAAAACCGTGTGTTCTCTGGAACTATCAACGGTAATAATACTTTGGAAATAAAGGTAATCAGAGAAGCCAAGGACTCTACCTTGTCCCGACTTGTCAAACTGGTCAACGAGGCACAGACCCAGAAATCTCCTACCCAGCTGTTGACCGATAAGTTCGAAAAATACTTTGTCCCATCCGTACTTGTACTGGTTGGTATCCTGCTCTTTGCCTTTCTGGTCATTGATGAACCGTTTAGCGCCAGCTTTTACCGTGCAATGGCCGTATTGGTAGCAGCTAGCCCCTGTGCTCTTGCAATTTCAACACCGAGTGCTGTATTAAGCGGGGTGGCGCGAGCGGCTCGCGGTGGGGTACTTATCAAAGGTGGGCGACCGCTTGAGGATCTAGGGGTCATAACAGCTTTGGCTTTTGATAAAACAGGTACGCTTACCGAAGGAAAGCCTAAACTTACAGAAGTAGTACCATTGGGGAATATGGAAGAAAATGAGCTGTTAAAGATAGCCGTTGCCGTTGAAAATTTGAGCGATCATCCTTTGGCCAAAGCCGTCGTAAGAGATGGAAAAGAGCGTTTGGGCGGTGCCAAAATTACTGATGCGTCTGACTTGGAAGCTGTTCATGGAAAAGGCATCAAAGCTTCCTTGGGCAAGGATAAAATCTATATTGGAAATCTTGATTTGTACGAAGATCTCGATGATTCAAAACCATCCGATGAAATATCTACCAAAGTGAAGGAGCTTGAAGGGGGAGGAAATACCACAATGCTCATAAGAAAGAACAATGAATATATTGGTATCATCGCCTTGATGGACACTCCACGGGAAACTGCCAAGGAGACATTGAAAAAGTTAAAGGAAATCGGCATCAAACGGATGATAATGCTAACTGGGGACAATCAAAAGGTTGCCGATGCCGTCGCTAAAGAAATTGGTTTGACCGATGCTTGGGGAAGCCTGTTACCGGAAGAAAAGGTAGATGCTATAAAAAAATTAAAAGAACAGGAATCCAAAGTCGCAATGGTAGGCGATGGTGTCAACGATGCACCCGCAATGGCAAACAGTACCGTAGGCATAGCGATGGGTGCTGCCGGCAGTGATGTGGCGTTGGAAACAGCTGACATTGCCCTAATGGCCGATAAACTGGAAACCCTACCCTTTGCCATAGGCTTAAGTAGGAAGGCAAAGGCCATTATCAAGCAAAACCTTTGGGTCAGTCTCGGCATTGTTGCCCTGCTTATACCATCAACCATTTTTGGGTTTGCCAATATCGGTATTGCGGTGATCATCCACGAAGGTTCAACATTACTTGTGGTTTTCAATGCATTAAGGCTTTTAGCTTATAAAAATAAATTTAATCAATGTTAA
- a CDS encoding APC family permease, which translates to MAELKKSLGILRLTFYGVGTIVGAGIYTVIGAAAGQAGTDLWLSFIFAAIAASVSAMSYAELSSTYPNAGAEFIFVRKAFPKIDIPSFLTGWTIAFHSSATIAAVLLAFSGYFNTFFNVPPRLVSYGVLLVLALISITGIKKSSTANIVMVSIQLLGLFILIAVGLSETGPPKAEFFKVESVSGTLAATATLFFVYTGFEHMAALGSEVKNPGKTIPRAFLLTMVFTTIIYLLISFTVLNIADPSELAKVDSPLSLAASSLNGWLPVALAIAALFATANAAFSGIISISRLLFGMADLRELPKFMTKTNAQKVPWVTTLVVVAAVAGFLLLGDIKIVAGMSSLGALLVFVAVNIALIVLRFKAPYKERPFKVPLAIWRVPILPILAILISLSLIIQYEWQIYAAFVGAIVVGIMLDYFLDKKSKDEIDPEKELFNP; encoded by the coding sequence ATGGCGGAACTAAAGAAATCATTAGGCATCCTTCGACTCACTTTTTATGGCGTAGGTACTATTGTTGGCGCAGGAATATATACTGTAATCGGCGCAGCTGCTGGACAGGCAGGTACAGACCTATGGTTGAGTTTCATTTTTGCAGCAATTGCTGCCAGCGTCTCTGCAATGTCGTATGCAGAGTTGTCCTCTACCTATCCCAATGCAGGCGCGGAATTTATTTTTGTACGCAAAGCATTTCCGAAAATTGACATTCCGTCCTTTCTTACGGGTTGGACGATTGCGTTTCACAGTTCGGCCACCATTGCAGCGGTGCTACTTGCCTTTTCGGGGTATTTCAATACGTTTTTTAACGTGCCTCCCCGACTAGTTAGTTATGGAGTGTTGTTGGTTCTTGCATTGATAAGCATTACGGGTATCAAAAAATCATCTACGGCAAATATTGTAATGGTCAGTATCCAATTGTTAGGTCTCTTCATTCTCATTGCGGTCGGACTTTCAGAAACCGGTCCTCCAAAGGCAGAATTTTTTAAAGTGGAATCCGTTTCGGGTACTTTAGCGGCAACCGCAACTTTGTTTTTTGTTTATACTGGTTTTGAACATATGGCGGCTTTGGGTTCGGAGGTTAAAAATCCAGGAAAAACCATTCCTCGTGCTTTTTTATTAACAATGGTGTTTACAACTATTATCTATCTACTCATTTCTTTTACGGTACTAAACATTGCTGACCCTTCCGAACTGGCCAAAGTGGATTCACCACTTTCACTTGCGGCATCCAGTCTCAACGGTTGGTTGCCTGTTGCGTTGGCTATCGCAGCACTTTTTGCTACTGCAAATGCTGCCTTTAGTGGAATTATTTCAATTAGTAGGTTACTTTTTGGAATGGCAGACCTGCGTGAACTTCCGAAATTTATGACCAAAACCAATGCACAGAAGGTTCCGTGGGTTACTACCCTTGTGGTTGTGGCCGCAGTTGCTGGATTTTTATTGTTGGGAGATATTAAAATAGTAGCAGGAATGTCCTCTTTAGGCGCGTTGCTTGTTTTTGTTGCCGTGAATATTGCCCTTATCGTATTGCGTTTCAAAGCACCCTATAAAGAAAGACCTTTTAAAGTCCCATTAGCTATTTGGAGAGTGCCGATATTGCCAATTTTGGCGATACTCATTAGCCTTTCTTTGATAATTCAATATGAATGGCAAATATATGCAGCGTTCGTGGGAGCTATTGTGGTGGGCATTATGTTGGATTATTTCTTGGACAAAAAGTCAAAGGATGAAATAGACCCTGAAAAAGAACTTTTTAACCCTTAA
- a CDS encoding SpoIIAA family protein, which yields MLQIIELKEKNIVATNASGKLRKEDIEKIHPLIHTILDKGMKVRWYFEMKDFTGWDPGLLEDLKMDTAHAKDYEKIAMVGDKKWQNWITQFMKLFTNAEIKYFNIDQKEEAKNWIESQ from the coding sequence ATGTTACAAATAATCGAGTTAAAAGAAAAAAATATTGTTGCAACAAACGCTTCAGGCAAATTGAGAAAAGAAGATATAGAAAAAATCCATCCACTTATCCACACTATACTGGACAAAGGAATGAAAGTCCGTTGGTATTTTGAGATGAAAGATTTTACAGGATGGGACCCAGGATTGTTGGAAGACTTGAAAATGGACACGGCCCACGCCAAGGACTATGAAAAGATTGCTATGGTGGGCGACAAAAAATGGCAGAATTGGATAACCCAATTTATGAAGCTTTTTACCAACGCCGAAATTAAGTATTTTAATATAGACCAAAAAGAAGAGGCTAAAAATTGGATTGAGAGTCAGTAA
- a CDS encoding HAD family hydrolase — MMLSGDKGSVVDKVARALNINKAFGDLLPEDKVRKVQWLLDEGKRIAFVSDGKNDAPVLALADAGIAMGGLDSGGAIKTADIVIQIYQSGKIVSTIKLVR; from the coding sequence ATGATGTTGAGCGGTGATAAAGGAAGCGTTGTTGATAAAGTCGCCCGTGCGTTGAATATTAATAAAGCCTTTGGTGATTTATTGCCCGAAGACAAAGTCAGAAAAGTTCAATGGCTACTGGACGAGGGAAAACGAATCGCATTTGTAAGTGATGGGAAAAATGATGCACCTGTGCTGGCATTAGCTGATGCTGGGATTGCCATGGGAGGTCTCGACAGTGGTGGTGCAATCAAAACGGCAGACATCGTTATTCAGATTTATCAATCCGGTAAAATTGTATCCACTATTAAACTGGTAAGATGA
- a CDS encoding cation transporter, with protein sequence MDCASEEQLIRMKLQHLDTVKSLDFDIPNRKLDAYHDGSHEPILSALEALNLNTTLILTEASNTILEEETGGNQRKLLWTVLVINFVFFGLEMLFGIFSKSMGLVADSLDMLADSIVYALALFAVGGTIARKNSIAKFAGYFQIVLALVGFIEVIRRFIGVESMPDFQTMIIVSSLALIANVICLYLLQKNKSKEAHMQASMIFTSNDVIINSGVIVAGLLVNWLNSGYPDLIVGAIVFIIVARGAYRILKLAN encoded by the coding sequence ATGGATTGTGCAAGTGAGGAACAATTAATCCGCATGAAATTGCAACATTTGGATACGGTAAAATCCCTTGATTTTGATATTCCTAACAGAAAACTAGACGCCTATCACGACGGTTCTCATGAGCCGATTCTCTCGGCTCTGGAAGCCTTGAACTTAAATACAACGCTAATTTTAACCGAAGCGAGTAATACCATTTTGGAGGAGGAAACAGGTGGCAACCAACGGAAGCTGCTATGGACAGTGTTAGTCATTAACTTCGTGTTTTTTGGATTAGAAATGCTATTTGGTATCTTTTCCAAGTCGATGGGACTTGTAGCGGACAGTCTGGACATGTTGGCAGACAGCATTGTTTATGCGTTGGCCTTATTTGCTGTGGGCGGTACGATCGCAAGAAAGAACTCTATAGCAAAATTTGCAGGGTATTTTCAGATTGTTTTAGCGCTTGTCGGTTTTATTGAAGTGATCAGGCGGTTTATCGGCGTCGAAAGTATGCCTGATTTTCAGACCATGATTATTGTCAGTTCTTTGGCATTGATTGCAAACGTAATTTGTTTGTACTTACTGCAAAAAAACAAAAGTAAAGAAGCTCATATGCAAGCGTCTATGATTTTCACCTCGAACGACGTGATTATTAATTCAGGTGTTATTGTTGCCGGCCTTTTGGTTAATTGGCTCAATTCGGGTTACCCCGATTTAATCGTTGGAGCGATTGTGTTTATCATCGTTGCCAGAGGAGCGTACCGGATTTTAAAGTTAGCTAACTAA
- a CDS encoding DUF305 domain-containing protein codes for MAASAQHRHKKSDTTGRAKHNQIMQDSLQKINPNQMEDRSSDKSMKQMAVKIIEAQEKEISKLQDWLLARGHK; via the coding sequence TTGGCAGCAAGCGCACAGCACCGACACAAAAAGAGTGATACAACTGGCCGAGCTAAGCATAATCAGATAATGCAGGATTCCCTTCAGAAGATCAATCCTAACCAAATGGAGGACCGCTCATCTGATAAAAGTATGAAGCAAATGGCAGTGAAGATCATAGAGGCACAGGAAAAGGAAATTTCAAAATTACAAGATTGGTTATTGGCAAGAGGTCATAAGTAA
- a CDS encoding four-helix bundle copper-binding protein, producing the protein MSHQQYQNCIDACYACAIACSHCATECLKEEKVQDLRRCIQLDLECASICKSAADLMSLGSSFSSHICRVCADVCNACADECEKHAQMGMEHCRECADACRKCAQACEEMATAA; encoded by the coding sequence ATGTCACATCAACAGTATCAGAATTGCATTGACGCATGCTACGCATGTGCAATAGCTTGCAGCCATTGCGCTACAGAATGTTTAAAGGAAGAAAAGGTTCAGGACTTGAGAAGATGTATCCAGTTGGATCTGGAATGTGCGTCTATTTGTAAATCCGCAGCAGATTTGATGAGTCTGGGAAGCAGTTTCAGTTCTCATATCTGCCGTGTTTGCGCCGATGTCTGTAATGCGTGCGCAGACGAATGTGAAAAGCACGCTCAAATGGGTATGGAACATTGCCGTGAATGTGCTGACGCTTGTAGAAAGTGTGCCCAGGCATGCGAAGAAATGGCAACCGCGGCTTAG
- a CDS encoding helix-turn-helix domain-containing protein — translation MVVQNELDKLGLAVKNIKLGEITLAKELTFNEKEVLEEALDPLGFQIIDDKKCRIIEKIKNIIIELVHHQDNDAKTNLSDVLSSQLHHDYNYLSNLFSDIEGTTIEKYFIAQKIEKVKELLVYDELSLSEIAFRLNYSSVAYLSNQFKKVTGLSPSHFKQIGEDKRKPLDEVK, via the coding sequence ATGGTCGTTCAGAACGAACTAGATAAGCTCGGTTTGGCTGTTAAAAATATAAAACTAGGTGAAATTACCCTTGCAAAAGAATTAACTTTCAACGAAAAAGAAGTTCTGGAGGAAGCCTTGGATCCGTTAGGTTTTCAGATAATTGATGACAAAAAATGCCGCATTATTGAAAAGATAAAAAATATTATTATCGAGCTGGTTCATCATCAAGACAACGATGCCAAAACCAACCTTTCGGATGTATTGAGTAGTCAACTACATCACGATTATAATTACTTGTCCAATTTGTTTTCAGATATAGAAGGCACTACCATCGAAAAATACTTTATAGCCCAAAAGATTGAAAAGGTAAAAGAATTACTGGTGTATGATGAATTGTCTTTGAGTGAAATTGCTTTCCGCTTGAATTATTCAAGCGTAGCCTATTTAAGCAACCAGTTCAAAAAGGTAACCGGACTGTCTCCAAGCCATTTCAAACAGATCGGAGAAGATAAAAGAAAGCCGCTGGATGAAGTTAAGTAA
- a CDS encoding heavy metal translocating P-type ATPase, with protein MAINNQNTKKDTFPVLGMTCASCAGNAESIVKHEPGVVNASVNFATGNLTVEYLPNLTDVFKLQKAVQGVGYDLLVEDESKQQETLETIHAQKYRMLKNKTIWALVLSLPVVIIGMFFMNMPYGNEIMWLFSTPVVLWLGRDFFINAWKQAKHRSANMDTLVALSTGIAYIFSVFNMLFASFWEQRGLEAHVYFEAAAVIIAFILLGKLLEEKAKGNTSSAIKKLMGLQPKTVLVIEADGTEKQKAIEDVNAGDTILVKPGEKIAVDGMVTSGSSYVDESMLSGEPVSILKNENEKVFAGTINQKGSFQFRAVKVGKETMLAQIIKMVQDAQGSKAPVQKLVDKIASIFVPIVICIAILTFVLWWVLGGDSGLVHGLLAAVTVLVIACPCALGLATPTAIMVGVGKGAENGILIKDAESLELAKKVNAIVLDKTGTITEGRPQVTGIQWLNNYDATKNILLSIEKQSEHPLAEAIVKQLDDVAATSISMFDSITGKGAKANHNNQTYYVGNKKLLADNNITIADELLKQADEWGKQSKTVIWFSDSKQALSVLAISDKIKETSVQAIKEMQDMGIELYMLTGDNEATAKAIAGQTGIRHYKAEVLPQHKADFVKELQQQGKVVAMVGDGINDSTALATADVSIAMGKGSDIAMDVAKMTIISSDLTKIPQAIKLSKQTVATIKQNLFWAFIYNLIGIPIAAGILYPINGFLLNPMIAGAAMALSSVSVISNSLRLKLKE; from the coding sequence ATGGCTATAAATAATCAAAATACGAAAAAAGATACCTTTCCGGTATTGGGTATGACCTGTGCTTCTTGTGCAGGCAATGCAGAAAGTATTGTAAAACATGAGCCGGGAGTCGTTAATGCCTCAGTGAACTTTGCTACGGGCAATCTTACTGTTGAATATCTACCAAATTTGACCGATGTCTTCAAACTGCAAAAAGCCGTTCAGGGTGTTGGGTATGATTTACTGGTAGAAGACGAAAGTAAACAGCAGGAAACCCTGGAAACGATCCACGCTCAGAAATACCGAATGTTAAAAAATAAAACTATTTGGGCTCTTGTGCTGTCACTCCCAGTGGTGATAATTGGTATGTTCTTTATGAATATGCCTTATGGCAATGAAATTATGTGGTTGTTCTCTACGCCTGTTGTACTATGGTTAGGGAGAGACTTTTTCATCAATGCATGGAAACAGGCAAAACACCGTTCCGCCAATATGGATACATTAGTAGCCTTGAGTACAGGTATCGCCTATATATTTAGTGTATTCAATATGTTGTTTGCCAGTTTTTGGGAACAAAGGGGGTTAGAAGCTCACGTATACTTTGAAGCTGCAGCCGTAATTATCGCATTTATCCTGTTAGGAAAGTTGTTGGAGGAAAAAGCCAAAGGAAATACTTCATCAGCCATTAAAAAACTGATGGGCTTACAGCCGAAAACGGTTCTGGTAATAGAGGCAGACGGTACTGAAAAACAAAAAGCCATTGAAGACGTAAACGCAGGCGATACAATCCTTGTAAAACCCGGAGAAAAAATCGCGGTTGATGGTATGGTAACTTCCGGTAGCTCCTATGTTGATGAGAGTATGTTGAGTGGCGAACCTGTTTCCATCCTGAAAAACGAAAACGAAAAGGTATTTGCGGGAACCATAAACCAGAAAGGGAGTTTCCAATTCAGGGCGGTGAAAGTAGGTAAAGAAACCATGCTTGCCCAAATCATAAAAATGGTACAGGATGCACAGGGAAGCAAAGCACCCGTTCAAAAATTGGTAGATAAAATTGCAAGTATTTTCGTTCCCATAGTAATCTGTATTGCAATCTTAACATTTGTATTGTGGTGGGTTTTGGGTGGTGATAGCGGCCTAGTACACGGATTATTGGCAGCCGTTACAGTATTGGTTATCGCTTGTCCTTGTGCTTTGGGCTTGGCTACTCCTACAGCTATTATGGTAGGCGTTGGTAAAGGTGCTGAAAACGGTATTTTGATTAAAGATGCCGAAAGTCTTGAATTGGCCAAAAAAGTAAATGCAATCGTATTGGATAAAACGGGTACTATTACAGAAGGTAGGCCGCAGGTAACAGGAATCCAATGGCTGAATAATTATGATGCAACAAAAAACATCCTTTTGAGTATCGAGAAGCAATCTGAGCATCCATTAGCTGAAGCAATTGTTAAGCAGCTTGACGACGTGGCAGCTACTTCGATATCGATGTTTGATAGTATTACAGGTAAAGGTGCAAAAGCTAACCATAATAATCAAACGTACTATGTTGGTAATAAGAAGTTGTTAGCTGACAACAATATTACCATTGCTGACGAACTTTTAAAACAAGCAGATGAATGGGGAAAACAGTCAAAAACGGTTATTTGGTTTTCAGACAGCAAACAGGCTCTTTCGGTATTAGCCATATCGGACAAGATTAAAGAAACTTCCGTACAAGCAATCAAAGAAATGCAGGATATGGGGATCGAACTCTATATGCTGACCGGAGATAATGAAGCAACCGCTAAAGCTATTGCAGGACAAACAGGTATAAGACATTACAAGGCAGAGGTATTGCCACAGCACAAAGCAGACTTTGTAAAAGAACTACAACAGCAGGGCAAAGTTGTAGCAATGGTTGGTGACGGTATCAATGATAGTACGGCCCTCGCAACCGCTGATGTAAGTATTGCGATGGGTAAAGGAAGCGATATTGCGATGGATGTAGCCAAAATGACCATCATCTCATCGGACTTGACCAAAATACCACAGGCAATAAAATTGTCAAAACAAACTGTAGCCACCATTAAGCAAAACCTGTTCTGGGCGTTTATCTATAATCTTATAGGTATCCCTATTGCCGCAGGTATTCTCTATCCGATCAACGGTTTCTTGCTAAACCCGATGATTGCAGGTGCGGCAATGGCGTTGAGTAGTGTGAGTGTAATCAGCAACAGCTTGCGGTTAAAATTGAAAGAGTAA